A genomic stretch from Angustibacter sp. Root456 includes:
- a CDS encoding PH domain-containing protein, whose product MAYPRRLLSQDEDVELELHPHWKALVLPVLALLVVVPLASFGAARVPDGGAQPIVRIAIATVAVVVLVATTLLPFLRWVTTHYVVTTRRLITRRGVIARTGRDMPLTRINDISFSHTVIERLLGCGTLVVESAGERGQLTLDDVPGVEDVQRRLYELADAAGEGWDDRSEDDRRDDEAYDPRHG is encoded by the coding sequence ATGGCCTACCCGCGCAGGCTCCTGTCGCAGGACGAGGACGTCGAGCTCGAGCTGCACCCGCACTGGAAGGCGCTCGTGCTGCCGGTGCTCGCGCTGCTCGTCGTCGTGCCGTTGGCGTCCTTCGGCGCGGCGCGCGTACCCGACGGCGGCGCCCAGCCGATCGTGCGGATCGCCATCGCGACGGTGGCGGTGGTGGTGCTCGTGGCGACGACGCTGCTGCCGTTCCTGCGGTGGGTCACCACCCACTACGTCGTCACGACCCGCCGGCTCATCACGCGGCGCGGTGTCATCGCCCGCACCGGACGCGACATGCCGCTCACGCGGATCAACGACATCTCGTTCTCGCACACCGTGATCGAGCGCCTCTTGGGCTGCGGGACGCTCGTGGTCGAGTCGGCCGGCGAGCGCGGCCAGCTGACCCTCGACGACGTGCCGGGTGTCGAGGACGTCCAGCGGCGGCTGTACGAGCTGGCCGACGCCGCGGGCGAGGGTTGGGACGACCGCAGCGAGGACGACCGCCGCGACGACGAGGCGTACGACCCGCGGCATGGGTGA
- a CDS encoding enoyl-CoA hydratase-related protein translates to MGDMLSAAGAVGVPADLRYGAVVTTDALAAELPRDLENITLRAHGEHVVELVLDRPQALNAVSTAMARDLVAATSALAASARTRAVVVSSAADRAFCVGADLKERNGLSDADLAAQRLVTGPAYRGVLDLPMPVVAAVHGFALGGGFEIALSCDLVVADETAVVGLPEVSVGVIPGGGGTQLLTRRVGWSRAADLIFTARRLTAAEALAHGCIDRVVPAGAARDAAIELATTIAANSPMGVRQAKRAMRLGLDVDLATGLAVEDSAWRTTAFSPDRAEGVQAFNDRRSPRWPSDDQPLR, encoded by the coding sequence ATGGGGGACATGCTATCGGCGGCTGGCGCCGTGGGCGTGCCTGCCGACCTTCGCTACGGTGCGGTCGTGACCACTGACGCCCTCGCCGCCGAGCTCCCCCGCGACCTCGAGAACATCACGCTGCGCGCCCACGGTGAGCACGTCGTCGAGCTGGTGCTCGACCGCCCGCAGGCGCTCAACGCGGTGTCGACGGCGATGGCGCGCGACCTGGTGGCCGCCACCTCGGCGCTCGCCGCCAGTGCCCGCACCCGGGCGGTCGTGGTGTCGAGCGCCGCCGACCGCGCCTTCTGCGTAGGTGCAGACCTGAAGGAGCGCAACGGTCTCAGCGACGCCGACCTCGCGGCCCAGCGGCTGGTGACCGGCCCGGCGTACCGCGGGGTGCTCGACCTGCCCATGCCGGTGGTGGCGGCGGTGCACGGCTTCGCCCTGGGCGGCGGTTTCGAGATCGCGCTGTCGTGCGACCTGGTGGTCGCTGACGAGACCGCGGTGGTCGGCCTGCCCGAGGTGAGCGTCGGCGTGATCCCCGGGGGCGGCGGCACCCAGCTGCTCACGCGTCGCGTCGGCTGGTCACGCGCCGCCGACCTCATCTTCACGGCGCGTCGTCTCACCGCCGCCGAGGCCCTGGCGCACGGCTGCATCGACCGGGTCGTGCCCGCCGGCGCCGCCCGCGACGCCGCGATCGAGCTGGCCACCACGATCGCCGCGAACTCCCCGATGGGGGTGCGGCAGGCCAAGCGCGCCATGCGCCTCGGGCTCGACGTCGACCTCGCGACCGGGCTGGCCGTCGAGGACTCGGCCTGGCGCACCACGGCGTTCTCGCCCGACCGCGCCGAGGGGGTGCAGGCCTTCAACGACCGGCGTTCGCCGAGGTGGCCGAGCGACGACCAGCCCCTACGATGA
- a CDS encoding glycosyltransferase family A protein has translation MEQAATAPGSGRPPVSVVVAVYNPGDHLQRLLTSLVRQTMAVADLELVFVDDGSTDGSLERLHSFADDRPGTIVTTIPNSGWPGRPRNIGLDLARGEYVFFADHDDEFFPEALERMYAVGRRDAADVVCPKLVTEGMHTPFWELAGRNLTDGDLVDDQLLIWRMTHKLFRRDFLLEHAIRFPEGPAPLEDHLFMAPLLPRAQSISLVADYPCYRWVLRNDGTNNSQDLFRAPGYWENFRTSLHLFDEGAGPGRVADAGLAWAAGRMLHPVRPKGYLALDPAARVEAVAPIAALAQDEIPARVDHLVPVLKRLRVQALRSDDLTTFDRLQEMVAALDVQVHLDHAVWSAGALHLSATATLSWPDDLEVTITRSGARAALDLSRWTTSVAPHAELTASDLGRLELTVRHRTSGVEWPLPRDEDRPDVEAPQGARLAAGWSGVIDPWNGLFGQCLDDGVWDVLVRAQFLGESRVHRLVVAEVPRETGTRSADGRRAARAAVTQRGTLAVRVFAPASERPVASATRWDGESLQLSFAEPFAVEAQLVAQVRGSDEAVTTPVRGGAATCTVTLPTTEPGDIVDFWVEVPGEERVRVVHEVRSGVPYQHPYAVYRTQHGSLSVRHDAPAAPATAAGGLRRQARSLARRLRPGR, from the coding sequence ATGGAGCAGGCAGCGACGGCACCAGGCTCTGGGCGTCCGCCGGTCAGCGTCGTCGTCGCCGTCTACAACCCCGGTGACCACCTGCAGCGTCTCCTCACCTCGTTGGTGCGACAGACGATGGCCGTCGCCGACCTCGAGCTGGTCTTCGTCGACGACGGGTCGACCGACGGCTCCCTCGAGCGCTTGCACTCGTTCGCCGACGACCGTCCCGGCACGATCGTCACGACGATCCCCAACTCCGGGTGGCCGGGCCGGCCCCGCAACATCGGCCTGGACCTCGCTCGCGGCGAGTACGTCTTCTTCGCCGACCACGACGACGAGTTCTTCCCCGAGGCGCTCGAGCGCATGTACGCCGTCGGTCGGCGCGACGCCGCGGACGTCGTGTGCCCCAAGCTCGTCACCGAGGGCATGCACACGCCGTTCTGGGAGCTCGCCGGCCGCAACCTCACCGACGGCGACCTGGTCGACGACCAGCTGCTCATCTGGCGGATGACGCACAAGCTCTTCCGGCGCGACTTCCTGCTCGAGCACGCGATCCGGTTCCCCGAGGGTCCGGCACCGCTCGAGGACCACCTGTTCATGGCTCCGCTGCTGCCGAGGGCTCAGAGCATCTCCCTCGTGGCGGACTACCCCTGTTACCGCTGGGTGCTGCGCAACGACGGCACGAACAACTCCCAGGACCTCTTCCGAGCGCCCGGCTACTGGGAGAACTTCCGCACGTCGTTGCACCTGTTCGACGAGGGCGCAGGGCCTGGGCGCGTGGCCGACGCAGGCCTCGCCTGGGCGGCCGGCCGCATGCTGCACCCGGTGCGCCCCAAGGGTTACCTCGCCCTCGACCCGGCAGCCCGCGTGGAGGCCGTCGCACCGATCGCGGCGCTGGCCCAGGACGAGATCCCGGCGCGCGTCGACCACCTCGTGCCAGTGCTGAAGCGTCTGCGGGTCCAGGCCCTGCGCTCGGACGACCTGACGACGTTCGACCGGCTCCAGGAGATGGTGGCCGCGCTGGACGTGCAGGTGCACCTCGACCACGCCGTGTGGTCTGCGGGCGCGCTCCACCTCTCGGCCACCGCGACGCTCTCGTGGCCGGACGACCTCGAGGTCACCATCACGCGCTCAGGGGCACGAGCCGCCCTGGACCTCTCGCGCTGGACCACCAGCGTCGCACCGCACGCCGAGCTGACGGCCAGCGACCTCGGCCGGCTCGAGCTGACGGTGCGGCACCGCACGTCGGGTGTCGAGTGGCCGCTGCCTCGCGACGAGGATCGGCCAGACGTCGAGGCGCCGCAGGGTGCTCGACTCGCGGCCGGATGGTCCGGCGTCATCGACCCGTGGAACGGCCTCTTCGGCCAGTGTCTCGACGACGGCGTGTGGGACGTCCTCGTGCGGGCCCAGTTCCTGGGCGAGTCACGGGTCCACCGCCTCGTCGTCGCCGAGGTACCGCGAGAGACCGGGACGCGGTCGGCGGACGGCCGTCGCGCCGCTCGGGCCGCCGTCACGCAGCGAGGTACTCTCGCCGTCCGCGTCTTCGCGCCGGCGTCCGAACGGCCCGTCGCGAGCGCCACCCGGTGGGACGGCGAGAGCCTGCAGCTGTCGTTCGCGGAGCCGTTCGCCGTCGAAGCCCAGCTGGTCGCGCAGGTGCGCGGCTCGGACGAGGCCGTCACGACGCCGGTGCGAGGAGGCGCGGCCACCTGCACGGTGACGCTACCGACCACCGAGCCGGGTGACATCGTGGACTTCTGGGTGGAGGTTCCGGGCGAGGAGCGAGTGCGGGTGGTGCACGAGGTGCGCTCGGGGGTGCCGTACCAGCACCCCTACGCCGTGTACCGCACCCAGCACGGTTCCCTGTCGGTGCGGCACGACGCCCCGGCCGCACCCGCCACAGCAGCGGGCGGCCTGCGCCGCCAGGCCCGCTCGCTGGCCCGCCGGCTGCGCCCCGGACGCTGA
- a CDS encoding response regulator transcription factor has translation MTRVLLAEDDASIAEPLARALRREGYDVDVRSDGPGALEGALEGVDLVVLDLGLPGMDGLDVCRELRSQGSEVPVLVLTARADEVDTVVGLDAGADDYVTKPFRLAELLARARALLRRGGHEAADPPVATGRVRIDAEARQAFLDDDELQLTAKEFDLLRVLVREAGRVVPREQLMREIWDADWYGSTKTLDMHVSWLRRKLGDEAGQPRFIATVRGVGFRFERDA, from the coding sequence ATGACTCGGGTGCTGCTCGCGGAGGACGACGCGTCCATCGCCGAACCACTGGCGCGCGCGCTGCGCCGGGAGGGGTACGACGTCGACGTGCGGTCCGACGGCCCCGGCGCGCTCGAGGGTGCGCTCGAAGGCGTCGACCTGGTCGTGCTCGACCTCGGGCTGCCCGGCATGGACGGCCTCGACGTGTGCCGCGAGCTGCGTTCCCAGGGCAGCGAGGTGCCGGTGCTGGTGCTCACCGCGCGGGCCGACGAGGTCGACACCGTCGTCGGCCTCGACGCCGGCGCTGACGACTACGTCACCAAGCCCTTCCGGCTCGCCGAGCTGCTCGCCCGGGCGCGGGCCCTGCTGCGCCGCGGCGGCCACGAGGCCGCCGACCCGCCCGTCGCCACCGGTCGCGTGCGGATCGACGCCGAGGCCCGTCAGGCCTTCCTCGACGACGATGAGCTGCAGCTCACCGCCAAGGAGTTCGACCTGCTGCGCGTGCTGGTGCGTGAGGCCGGCCGCGTCGTCCCCCGCGAGCAGCTGATGCGTGAGATCTGGGACGCCGACTGGTACGGCTCCACCAAGACGCTCGACATGCACGTGTCGTGGTTGCGCCGCAAGCTCGGTGACGAGGCGGGGCAGCCACGGTTCATCGCCACGGTGCGGGGGGTTGGCTTCCGCTTCGAGCGCGACGCCTAG
- a CDS encoding biotin--[acetyl-CoA-carboxylase] ligase, with amino-acid sequence MTASTPWADLSRPPLRATALRRALVDPDGPWTSLDVVAATGSTNADLAQRARAGTATAGAVLTTDDQQAGRGRRDRTWTTPPRSAVAVSVLLQPREVPRSAWTWLPLVVGVGVVDALVRVAGLDARLKWPNDVLVGDLKVCGVLAEVVETPDGAAVVAGVGLNVSQSADELPVPTATSLAIAGSATTDRDTVLRAVLRGVAARYGAWVRADGDPRRSSIGAAYRERCATIGQRVRVELPGGDALEGEAEGVDDDGCLLVRPSTGDVRALAVGDVIHVRRADAPSGAPGTA; translated from the coding sequence GTGACCGCTTCCACGCCGTGGGCCGACCTGTCGCGGCCGCCGTTGCGGGCGACAGCCCTGCGTCGGGCGCTGGTCGACCCGGACGGCCCGTGGACGTCGCTCGACGTCGTCGCGGCTACCGGCTCCACGAACGCCGACCTCGCGCAGCGCGCCCGTGCGGGCACGGCCACCGCGGGCGCGGTGCTCACCACGGACGACCAGCAGGCCGGTCGAGGCCGCCGCGACCGCACCTGGACGACGCCGCCGCGGTCGGCGGTGGCCGTGTCGGTGCTCCTGCAGCCGCGCGAGGTCCCGCGCTCGGCCTGGACGTGGTTGCCGCTGGTCGTCGGGGTCGGCGTGGTCGACGCGCTCGTGCGCGTCGCTGGCCTGGACGCCCGGCTGAAGTGGCCCAACGACGTGCTGGTCGGTGACCTGAAGGTCTGCGGCGTGCTCGCGGAGGTGGTGGAGACCCCTGACGGCGCGGCGGTCGTCGCCGGCGTGGGTCTCAACGTGAGCCAGTCGGCCGACGAGCTGCCCGTGCCGACGGCGACGTCGCTGGCCATCGCGGGATCGGCGACCACCGACCGCGACACCGTGCTGCGGGCCGTGCTGCGCGGTGTGGCCGCCCGGTACGGCGCCTGGGTGCGGGCGGACGGCGACCCGCGGCGCAGCAGCATCGGCGCGGCGTACCGCGAGCGCTGCGCGACCATCGGCCAGCGGGTGCGCGTCGAGCTGCCCGGAGGTGACGCTCTGGAGGGCGAGGCCGAGGGCGTGGACGACGACGGCTGCCTGCTCGTGCGCCCCTCGACCGGTGACGTGCGGGCGCTCGCGGTGGGCGACGTCATCCACGTGCGTCGCGCGGACGCCCCCTCGGGCGCGCCGGGCACGGCATGA
- a CDS encoding adenylate/guanylate cyclase domain-containing protein: MVRDGLMDETTALGMTRAVGRSVDRLATWQVQLLAEYIAGLDAESAAVATPDRAAARRTSELFTQMADRLEPLVVYAWRRQAASALARIMADAEPDPHVGAVPDEHDHDPRTTVRAVGFADLVSFTRVVRRLSERELAALVQRFEAVASDVVTAHGGRVVKTVGDEVLFVCRPGAPAAQIGLGVAEAIGQDDLLPEVRVGMSTGPVVGRLGDVFGTTVNRASRLTALARPGTVLVDVATVHSLAEVPDVEVHQLRGRSLRGIGHVVPWVLRRRTG, encoded by the coding sequence ATGGTGCGCGACGGGCTGATGGACGAGACGACGGCGCTCGGCATGACCCGGGCCGTGGGCCGCTCCGTCGACCGCCTGGCCACCTGGCAGGTGCAGCTGCTGGCCGAGTACATCGCCGGGCTCGACGCCGAGTCGGCCGCCGTCGCCACGCCTGATCGGGCGGCCGCGCGCCGTACCTCCGAGCTGTTCACGCAGATGGCCGACCGGCTCGAGCCGCTCGTGGTCTACGCGTGGCGGCGGCAGGCGGCGTCGGCGCTCGCGCGCATCATGGCCGACGCCGAGCCCGACCCGCACGTGGGTGCGGTACCCGACGAGCACGACCACGACCCGAGGACCACGGTGCGGGCCGTGGGCTTCGCCGACCTCGTGTCGTTCACCCGGGTGGTACGGCGGCTGTCGGAGCGAGAGCTCGCGGCGCTGGTGCAGCGCTTCGAGGCCGTGGCCTCCGACGTCGTCACCGCCCACGGCGGGCGCGTGGTGAAGACGGTCGGTGACGAGGTGCTCTTCGTGTGCCGTCCCGGCGCGCCGGCAGCGCAGATCGGCCTCGGCGTGGCCGAGGCGATCGGGCAGGACGACCTGCTGCCCGAGGTCCGGGTCGGCATGTCGACGGGGCCGGTGGTGGGGCGGCTCGGCGACGTGTTCGGCACGACGGTCAACCGCGCCAGCCGGCTCACCGCCCTGGCGCGCCCCGGCACGGTGCTGGTCGACGTCGCGACCGTGCACTCGCTCGCCGAGGTGCCCGACGTCGAGGTGCACCAGCTGCGTGGGCGCTCGTTGCGCGGCATCGGGCACGTCGTGCCGTGGGTGCTGCGCCGCCGCACCGGCTGA
- a CDS encoding HAMP domain-containing sensor histidine kinase yields MRARLLRSSLLAVAVGVLLVGLPLLGLATWDTTRQARHDLEQRGDDILLVLQTRPAAPLEGTRDQVQAVLSGGRYGSQLRATITTSGGRLVVGPAPDGGVLTRTRSQGGDVVTVAVPRAAVTAQVARWAVAIVLLSVVAFALAALTAVVQARRLTRPLDVLADNAERLGRGESRLRTVRSGVPELDRVADGLARSAESMAAALAAERDFASDASHQLRTPLTALSMRLEEISTSCDLDEVQEEARIALNQVERLTLVVDSLLARSRRTRRTAIAPIDLQLVLEEQIEEWEPAFRERRRRLVLGPLEPVRVIATSGALSQVLATLIENSLQHGAGTATITARRTGRSVVVEVTDEGAGVPAHLGSRVFERTVSSSGSTGLGLALARDLAEADGGRLELVRASPPVFALFLNAPEQST; encoded by the coding sequence GTGCGCGCCCGGCTGCTCCGCTCGTCGCTGCTGGCAGTGGCAGTCGGCGTGCTGCTCGTCGGGCTGCCGCTGCTCGGCCTGGCCACGTGGGACACCACCCGCCAGGCCCGGCACGACCTCGAGCAGCGCGGCGACGACATCCTCCTGGTGCTGCAGACCCGGCCCGCGGCACCTCTCGAGGGCACGCGCGACCAGGTGCAGGCGGTGCTCAGCGGGGGACGGTACGGCTCTCAGCTGCGGGCCACCATCACGACCAGCGGGGGACGGCTGGTCGTCGGGCCGGCTCCTGATGGCGGCGTCCTGACGCGCACCCGATCGCAGGGCGGTGACGTCGTCACCGTGGCGGTGCCGCGCGCTGCAGTCACCGCGCAGGTGGCCCGCTGGGCGGTCGCCATCGTGCTGCTCTCGGTGGTCGCCTTCGCCCTCGCGGCGCTGACTGCGGTCGTGCAGGCCCGACGGCTGACCCGGCCGCTCGATGTCCTGGCCGACAACGCCGAGCGTCTCGGGCGTGGCGAGTCGCGCCTGCGCACCGTGCGCTCGGGCGTGCCCGAGCTCGACCGGGTGGCCGACGGGCTGGCGCGCAGCGCCGAGTCGATGGCCGCGGCGCTCGCGGCCGAACGCGACTTCGCCTCCGACGCCAGCCACCAGCTGCGCACGCCGCTCACCGCCCTGTCGATGCGGCTGGAGGAGATCTCGACCAGCTGCGACCTCGACGAGGTGCAGGAGGAGGCGCGCATCGCGCTCAACCAGGTCGAGCGGCTGACGCTCGTCGTCGACAGTCTCCTGGCGCGCTCGCGCCGCACCCGCCGCACCGCCATCGCGCCGATCGACCTGCAGCTGGTGCTCGAGGAGCAGATCGAGGAGTGGGAGCCGGCGTTCCGGGAGCGCCGGCGGCGCCTGGTGCTCGGGCCGCTCGAGCCCGTGCGCGTGATCGCGACGTCGGGGGCGCTGTCGCAGGTGCTGGCCACCTTGATCGAGAACAGCCTGCAGCACGGTGCCGGCACGGCGACCATCACGGCCCGCCGCACCGGGCGGTCGGTGGTCGTGGAGGTCACCGACGAGGGCGCCGGCGTGCCCGCTCACCTGGGGTCACGGGTGTTCGAGCGCACCGTGAGCTCCAGCGGCAGCACCGGCCTGGGGCTGGCGCTCGCGCGCGACCTCGCCGAGGCGGACGGCGGCCGGCTGGAGCTGGTGCGCGCGAGCCCGCCGGTGTTCGCGCTGTTCCTCAACGCTCCGGAGCAGTCGACGTGA